Proteins co-encoded in one Lasioglossum baleicum chromosome 3, iyLasBale1, whole genome shotgun sequence genomic window:
- the Cbs gene encoding cystathionine beta-synthase isoform X1 codes for MRTLPFVHSRSFHTTLLPLYLTLPHTTLLHTHRLLEIRAKTWLCLHLRAIFISIDPMESYHPNRSSRCTWEPNATKTPHIVRTEKPDRNKILPDILTAIGQTPMVKLNNIPKWFGINCDIFVKCEFLNPGGSVKDRIAYRMIQDAEEKNLLKPGYTIIEPTSGNTGIGLAMAAAVKGYKCIIVMPEKMSDEKVSTLNALGAVIVRTPTEASWDSPEGHINVAQKLQKEIPNSIVLDQYINSGNPLAHYDQTALEIWEQCDGKIDYLIAGVGTGGTIAGVGRKLKELCPDIQIIGVDPKGSILAKSPELQDEVGFYEVEGIGYDFVPTVLDHNVIDKWMKTEDSESFNAARMLIRQEGLLCGGSSGAALTVALKIAKDFPEGTRVVVILPDGIRNYMTKFVSNHWMEARGFLESTCRNEANKWWWNIPVSRLTFDEVPMFKDNITCQEAVHIFKDTKFQQLVISNDNKHVEGVITFSTFMSELVSGAIKLTESVKKPMTKHYVKVKLSASLGQLSRILEKEVYAVILDEEHNNSFVAIVNQSHILNFITKSNGTLNSDN; via the exons ACTTTACCTGACTTTACCACACACTACACTACTACACACACACAGATTACTTGAAATCCGTGCAAAAACGTGGCTGTGTTTGCATTTACGAGCAATATT TATTTCAATAGACCCAATGGAATCGTATCATCCTAACCGGTCCAGTCGTTGCACATGGGAACCAAATGCAACAAAAACACCGCATATTGTCAGAACAGA GAAGCCCGATCGTAATAAAATATTGCCTGACATACTAACAGCTATTGGACAAACACCGATGGTGAAATTAAACAATATTCCCAAATGGTTCGGAATCAATTGCGATATCT TTGTAAAATGCGAATTTCTGAATCCTGGTGGATCTGTGAAAGATAGAATTGCATATAGAATGATTCAAGATGCGGAAGAGAAGAATTTATTAAAACCAGGATATACCATCATTGAACCTACAAGTGGTAACACGGGAATTGGCCTAGCAATGGCTGCTGCAGTTAAAGGTTACAAATGTATTATTGTTATGCCAGAAAAAATGTCTGACGAGAAAGTGTCTACACTCAATGCACTCGGTGCTGTAATTGTTAGGACACCAACAGAAGCAAGTTGGGACAGTCCAGAGGGTCATATTAATGTTGCTCAAAAGCTACAAAAGGAAATACCAAATAGCATTGTTCTTGATCAG TATATTAATTCTGGAAATCCATTGGCTCATTACGATCAAACTGCACTGGAAATATGGGAACAGTGCGATGGAAAAATAGATTATTTGATAGCTGGAGTAGGTACTGGCGGTACTATTGCTGGAGTTGGACGAAAATTAAAGGAATTGTGTCCAGACATACAAATCATCGGTGTAGATCCTAAAGGGAGTATTTTAGCTAAGTCACCTGAATTACAAGACGAGGTCGGCTTTTATGAAGTGGAAGGAATCgg ttaTGACTTCGTACCAACGGTTCTGGATCATAATGTTATCGATAAATGGATGAAAACTGAAGATAGCGAATCATTCAATGCTGCTAGAATGCTTATACGTCAAGAAGGTTTATTGTGCGGTGGTAGTAGCGGTGCTGCACTTACAGTTGCTCTTAAAATAGCTAAAGATTTTCCTGAAGGAACACGCGTGGTTGTTATTTTACCCGATGGAATACGAAACTATATGACCAAATTTGTGTCCAATCATTGGATGGAAGCTAGAGGATTTTTG GAATCTACCTGTCGAAATGAAGCAAACAAATGGTGGTGGAATATACCGGTTTCGCGTTTAACTTTCGACGAAGTACCTATGTTCAAGGATAATATAACATGTCAAGAAGCTGTTCATATTTTTAAGGACACTAAATTTCAACAACTAGTCATCAGTAACGACAACAAGCATGTAGAAGGTGTCATTACCTTTAGTACGTTTATGTCAGAATTAGTATCTGGCGCAATAAAACTTACAGAATCTGTAAAGAAACCTATGACAAAACATTACGTCAAAGTGAAATTATCAGCAAGTCTTGGACAATTGTCGCGTATTCTTGAGAAAGAAGTTTACGCTGTCATTTTAGACGAGGAACATAATAATAGTTTTGTTGCTATTGTTAATCAGTCCCACATATTGAATTTCATCACAAAAAGTAACGGTACTTTGAATTCTGATAATTAA
- the Trs33 gene encoding trafficking protein particle complex subunit Trs33 produces MRQQIVDMKMNSQAIGEADECLFEYLHTEMVNYVLTKTCNKKEKEEELSRLEWMGFSVGYRIIERLTWEWSRFKDELDMIKFICTDFWTSLYHKQIDNLRTNHHGVYILQDNSFRLLDKVGTNSNKQYLQESPRLLAFTCGLLRGSLANLGIISTVNAEISTLPSCKFHVQVQQM; encoded by the exons ATGAGGCAACAAATAGTTGACATGAAGATGAATTCCCAGGCAATTGGAGAAGCTGACGAATGTCTTTTCGAATATTTACACACGGAAATGGTTAATTATGTTTTGACTAAAACATGTAACAAAAAG gaaaaggaagaagaacTCAGTCGACTAGAGTGGATGGGATTCAGTGTCGGCTATAGAATCATTGAACGATTAACATGGGAATGGAGTCGATTCAAGGACGAGTTGGATATGATTAAATTCATTTGTACTGATTTTTGGACCAGTCTTTACCACAAACAAATTGATAATTTAAGAACTAATCACCACGGTGTGTACATATTACAAGATAATTCATTTCGATTGTTGGATAAAGTAGGTACCAATAGCAATAAGCAATATCTTCAAGAAAGTCCCCGTTTATTAGCATTTACTTGTGGACTTTTACGGGGGAGTTTAGCAAACCTTGGAATAATTAGTACTGTTAACGCTGAAATCTCTACGCTACCAAGTTGCAAATTTCATGTACAAGTACAACAAATGTAA
- the Rack1 gene encoding receptor of activated protein kinase C 1, with translation MTETLQLRGTLRGHNGWVTQIATNPKYPDMILSSSRDKTLIVWKLTRDEANYGIPQKRLYGHSHFISDVVLSSDGNYALSGSWDKTLRLWDLAAGRTTRRFEDHTKDVLSVAFSVDNRQIVSGSRDKTIKLWNTLAECKYTIQDDGHTDWVSCVRFSPNHSNPIIVSAGWDKLVKVWNLTNCRLKINHSGHTGYLNTVTVSPDGSLCASGGKDCKAMLWDLNDGKHLHTLDHNDIITALCFSPNRYWLCAAFGPWIKIWDLETKEMVEELKPEVVSTTTKAEPPHCLSLAWSTDGQTLFAGYSDNTIRVWQVSVSSR, from the exons ATGACTGAAACTCTTCAACTAAGGGGTACGCTTCGTGGACATAATGGCTGGGTTACTCAAATTGCAACAAATCCGAAATATCCGGATATGATATTGTCGTCTTCACGTG ATAAAACTTTAATTGTATGGAAATTAACACGTGACGAAGCCAACTATGGTATACCACAGAAACGTTTGTACGGTCACTCTCATTTTATCAGTGACGTAGTACTATCTTCTGATGGTAATTACGCTCTGTCTGGTTCATGGGACAAAACGCTACGTCTTTGGGATTTGGCTGCAGGCCGTACTACACGAAGGTTCGAAGACCATACCAAG GATGTTTTAAGCGTTGCTTTCTCTGTGGACAATCGTCAAATTGTTTCTGGCTCGCGAGACAAGACCATTAAATTATGGAACACTTTGGCAGAGTGTAAGTACACTATTCAGGATGATGGTCACACAGATTGGGTCAGTTGCGTACGGTTCTCCCCGAATCATTCAAATCCCATTATCGTTTCCGCTGGTTGGGATAAACTTGTCAAG GTTTGGAACTTAACAAACTGCAGGTTGAAGATTAATCACAGTGGACACACTGGATATCTTAATACGGTTACCGTTTCCCCTGATGGTTCGCTTTGTGCTTCCGGTGGAAAG GATTGCAAAGCTATGTTATGGGATCTAAATGATGGAAAACATCTGCACACGTTAGACCATAATGACATTATAACAGCTCTGTGCTTCAGCCCGAATCGTTATTGGCTTTGCGCTGCATTTGGACCTTGGATCAAGATATGGGATTTAGAAACCAAAGAAATGGTCGAAGAACTGAAACCAGAGGTTGTGTCTACAACAACCAAAGCGGAACCACCCCATTGTCTCTCTTTAGCGTGGTCTACTGATGGACAAACATTATTTGCCGGATATTCCGACAATACTATACGTGTATGGCAAGTTTCCGTATCTAGCCGTTAA
- the LOC143207263 gene encoding NFU1 iron-sulfur cluster scaffold homolog, mitochondrial gives MDKMFMNTIQISRRLARKSLVTCQHQKILKKSELHMHTCNNSRILQPCFLSVATRFQVNDMQRRKMFIQTQDTPNPNSLKFLPGVKVLEPSQTKDFPNASDAYCSPLAKMLFRVEGVKSVFFGPDFVTITKADEDVEWKLLKPEVFAVIMDFFASGLPVLNEDQPAADTQIAEDDDEIVQMIKELLDNRIRPTVQEDGGDIVFVGFEEGIVKLKMQGSCTSCPSSVVTLRNGVQNMMQFYIPEVLGVIQVEDETDKIAKKEFLKFEEKLESSGQKKEK, from the exons ATGGATAAAATGTTTATGAATACCATACAAATAAGTCGGCGTTTAGCCCGTAAATCTCTCGTAACGTGTCAACACCAAAA AATCTTGAAAAAATCTGAACTGCACATGCATACCTGTAACAATTCTCGTATTTTACAACCATGCTTTTTATCAGTTGCAACACGATTTCAAGTGAATGACATGCAAAGACGTAAGATGTTTATTCAAACGCAAGACACTCCAAATCCTAATAGTTTAAAGTTTCTACCTGGAGTTAAAGTGCTCGAACCGAGTCAAACTAAAGACTTCCCTAATGCCTCCGATGCATATTGTTCACCACTGGCAAAAATGTTATTTCGCGTAGAAGGTGTAAAATCGGTTTTCTTTGGCCCTGATTTCGTTACAATTACAAAAGCAGATGAGGATGTCGAATGGAAATTATTAAAACCAGAAGTATTTGCTGTTATCATGGATTTCTTTGCATCTGGTTTGCCTGTGTTGAATGAAGATCAACCTGCTGCAGATACTC aaattgcCGAGGATGATGACGAAATAGTGCAAATGATAAAAGAATTGTTAGACAATCGAATACGGCCAACAGTTCAAGAAGATGGTGGTGATATTGTATTCGTG GGGTTCGAAGAAGGAATAGTAAAATTGAAGATGCAAGGTTCTTGTACAAGCTGTCCAAGTTCCGTGGTCACTTTAAGAAACGGCGTTCAAAATATGATGCAATTCTATATACCAGAAGTTCTTGGAGTAATCCAGGTGGAAGATGAAACCGAtaaaattgcaaagaaagaatttttaaagTTCGAAGAAAAACTTGAATCATCCGGacagaagaaagaaaaatag
- the LOC143206977 gene encoding THAP domain-containing protein 1-like has translation MPRRCCVPNCKGNYDTTLKENNYISIFKFPKDEQLRKKWMAAIPRKNWTPTKYSAVCSLHFAETDIQRYQNIPSPNGVLENVLFRCPRLMENAIPSIFSNTPSKRVLPQRKDPIERRERIIENHENLVREFIDSDLISGFLNLINNYKEKLVISNHWSIKIMIRII, from the coding sequence ATGCCACGGCGTTGTTGTGTCCCCAATTGTAAGGGAAATTATGATACTACtcttaaagaaaataattatatttctatatttaaattcCCCAAAGATGAGCAATTGCGGAAAAAATGGATGGCTGCTATTCCCCGTAAAAATTGGACACCGACAAAATATTCTGCAGTTTGTAGTCTGCATTTTGCAGAAACTGATATCCAAAGGTATCAGAATATTCCATCTCCTAACGGTGTACTGGAGAATGTTTTGTTCAGATGTCCAAGACTTATGGAAAATGCAATACCTTCCATTTTTTCCAATACGCCATCAAAACGTGTGCTACCACAAAGAAAAGATCCTATAGAGCGCAGGGAAAGAATAATTGAAAACCATGAAAATTTAGTTAGAGAGTTTATTGATTCTGATCTAATTAGTGGTTTCTTAAATTTGataaacaattataaagaaaagcTTGTAATTTCGAACCATTGGAGTATCAAAATAATGATACGTATCATATGA
- the Cbs gene encoding cystathionine beta-synthase isoform X2, with protein sequence MESYHPNRSSRCTWEPNATKTPHIVRTEKPDRNKILPDILTAIGQTPMVKLNNIPKWFGINCDIFVKCEFLNPGGSVKDRIAYRMIQDAEEKNLLKPGYTIIEPTSGNTGIGLAMAAAVKGYKCIIVMPEKMSDEKVSTLNALGAVIVRTPTEASWDSPEGHINVAQKLQKEIPNSIVLDQYINSGNPLAHYDQTALEIWEQCDGKIDYLIAGVGTGGTIAGVGRKLKELCPDIQIIGVDPKGSILAKSPELQDEVGFYEVEGIGYDFVPTVLDHNVIDKWMKTEDSESFNAARMLIRQEGLLCGGSSGAALTVALKIAKDFPEGTRVVVILPDGIRNYMTKFVSNHWMEARGFLESTCRNEANKWWWNIPVSRLTFDEVPMFKDNITCQEAVHIFKDTKFQQLVISNDNKHVEGVITFSTFMSELVSGAIKLTESVKKPMTKHYVKVKLSASLGQLSRILEKEVYAVILDEEHNNSFVAIVNQSHILNFITKSNGTLNSDN encoded by the exons ATGGAATCGTATCATCCTAACCGGTCCAGTCGTTGCACATGGGAACCAAATGCAACAAAAACACCGCATATTGTCAGAACAGA GAAGCCCGATCGTAATAAAATATTGCCTGACATACTAACAGCTATTGGACAAACACCGATGGTGAAATTAAACAATATTCCCAAATGGTTCGGAATCAATTGCGATATCT TTGTAAAATGCGAATTTCTGAATCCTGGTGGATCTGTGAAAGATAGAATTGCATATAGAATGATTCAAGATGCGGAAGAGAAGAATTTATTAAAACCAGGATATACCATCATTGAACCTACAAGTGGTAACACGGGAATTGGCCTAGCAATGGCTGCTGCAGTTAAAGGTTACAAATGTATTATTGTTATGCCAGAAAAAATGTCTGACGAGAAAGTGTCTACACTCAATGCACTCGGTGCTGTAATTGTTAGGACACCAACAGAAGCAAGTTGGGACAGTCCAGAGGGTCATATTAATGTTGCTCAAAAGCTACAAAAGGAAATACCAAATAGCATTGTTCTTGATCAG TATATTAATTCTGGAAATCCATTGGCTCATTACGATCAAACTGCACTGGAAATATGGGAACAGTGCGATGGAAAAATAGATTATTTGATAGCTGGAGTAGGTACTGGCGGTACTATTGCTGGAGTTGGACGAAAATTAAAGGAATTGTGTCCAGACATACAAATCATCGGTGTAGATCCTAAAGGGAGTATTTTAGCTAAGTCACCTGAATTACAAGACGAGGTCGGCTTTTATGAAGTGGAAGGAATCgg ttaTGACTTCGTACCAACGGTTCTGGATCATAATGTTATCGATAAATGGATGAAAACTGAAGATAGCGAATCATTCAATGCTGCTAGAATGCTTATACGTCAAGAAGGTTTATTGTGCGGTGGTAGTAGCGGTGCTGCACTTACAGTTGCTCTTAAAATAGCTAAAGATTTTCCTGAAGGAACACGCGTGGTTGTTATTTTACCCGATGGAATACGAAACTATATGACCAAATTTGTGTCCAATCATTGGATGGAAGCTAGAGGATTTTTG GAATCTACCTGTCGAAATGAAGCAAACAAATGGTGGTGGAATATACCGGTTTCGCGTTTAACTTTCGACGAAGTACCTATGTTCAAGGATAATATAACATGTCAAGAAGCTGTTCATATTTTTAAGGACACTAAATTTCAACAACTAGTCATCAGTAACGACAACAAGCATGTAGAAGGTGTCATTACCTTTAGTACGTTTATGTCAGAATTAGTATCTGGCGCAATAAAACTTACAGAATCTGTAAAGAAACCTATGACAAAACATTACGTCAAAGTGAAATTATCAGCAAGTCTTGGACAATTGTCGCGTATTCTTGAGAAAGAAGTTTACGCTGTCATTTTAGACGAGGAACATAATAATAGTTTTGTTGCTATTGTTAATCAGTCCCACATATTGAATTTCATCACAAAAAGTAACGGTACTTTGAATTCTGATAATTAA